In Deltaproteobacteria bacterium, the following are encoded in one genomic region:
- the vanZ gene encoding VanZ family protein, translated as MTLRIPRKLLVLFLILSFGVLFYLSLSPPTDGHQSENALYEDKIEHVIAYGWLALLSAMAAKGKKSILAAVLGLIVLGMALEYAQTFIPRRMFSPDDMLANVFGVFVGVALGMYVKSRRSWQ; from the coding sequence GTGACACTCCGAATTCCTCGCAAGCTTCTCGTGCTCTTTCTGATCCTGTCTTTCGGCGTCCTGTTCTATCTGTCCCTGTCCCCGCCTACCGACGGTCACCAGTCGGAAAACGCCCTCTACGAAGATAAAATCGAACACGTCATTGCGTATGGTTGGCTGGCCCTTTTGTCGGCCATGGCTGCAAAAGGCAAGAAATCCATTCTCGCCGCGGTGCTGGGGCTGATCGTGTTGGGGATGGCGCTCGAATACGCGCAAACCTTCATCCCCCGCCGGATGTTTTCGCCGGATGACATGTTGGCCAATGTGTTCGGCGTGTTCGTGGGTGTGGCGTTGGGGATGTACGTGAAATCGCGACGTTCGTGGCAATAG